The following nucleotide sequence is from Zea mays cultivar B73 chromosome 1, Zm-B73-REFERENCE-NAM-5.0, whole genome shotgun sequence.
AGGATCACCATTCTCAGAGGAAACCATGAAAGCCGGTAGGTATACAATTTCTTGTTTGACAGATTGTTCATGTTTACTTGATGCATCACTCCATTCTCTGTTATCAGCTGTACAAACTAAAGTTTTTAATGAAATTATTTGCAGATTACTCAAGTGTAAATCGTTTTCTTTATTCTTCCAAAGAATCAAAGCCAAAATCTGTGCTATCGTTCATCTTGTTCTTTAGATTTTCTTGCTTGTAGCCATAAGTCATGCTTCATTTTTCGAATGTACCTAGGCCGCTCATTTTTGGTAGTTCATATTGACGCCAACTAAAATTAGTGTTTAAGTAGTTCCATTCATGTTTCTTGTCCTTGCCGGTTCATGTGTTGTAAACTACAGATGGTAATGCAAGGTCTTCAACCTATTTTATCGGCTATGGTTGATTGCCATAATGCGTTTTGGTACAAGTTTGCAATAGTTTAATTCCACAGAAGTATTCAGATGTTGAGTGAGTATAACTTGTGGCCTATCTTATGATCATACTCATGTGTACTTTAGTTTATGAGAAGCCACAACGATTTTTTAATGTCATAATGTTCTAGGCTCTGGTTTTTTGAGATACAATTAGTTCATTGCACCTAACATATTTTGTTTTTAAGAAagaaatcttcatttgatggtttaGATCCATGTAAAGGGAGGAGCATGCTTATGGCTACACTTATGGGTATCATCACTTCATATTGTGATAATGCAGACTACTCACCTGTCATATAGTTTCATCGATCAACCTACCGGCCGGTCTCATCGATCCAGGTATCGCTTTGAATCGAGCATTACTTGTAGCTGTTCCAGTTAAAATGGGATAGGATTTAAATGATGCGGGTTCTTAAGCAACTTTCAGGCATTGCTGGCCTTGCGATCAGGTACGGGCTTACTCTGAACACGCTGCAAGCACAGGTTGTCTGAAGCATGTGCACTTTGGAGAACAAGATCATATCAGTAGAGAGAATCCTACAGTACATGGGCGTTCCTGCAGAGCCCCGCTTGTCATGTCAGAAAACAAGTTGGCTCAGAGCTGGCCATCGAATGGAGAAATCCAGCTTCAGAATCTCCATGTAAATCCATCGCCCCTTCTTTTTATGTACTAGATGAGTAGTGTGATGCAAAGCAATGCTAGATTTGTATCTGTCTGTCTGTCTGTTTGTTTGCTGCAGGTGAAATATGCGCCGCAGCTGCCCTTCGTTCTGACCATGAGGCTGTCATCACAAGAATTCAAGTATCATTCAGTATGTAACAAAAACATGTATTTGAAAAATATCCCTGCAGGTATCAATGCCATGAAGTGACGTGATCATATTGACTGATCCTGGTTCAAAATTTTCAGTAAATCAAGGGAGTGCTACACTATTGCCTATTGAAGGAAACTATTCTCGCGGAAATTTGATGCTTCAGAGAATAAAGACATACATTGTAAGTGTATCGGCTTCATTTAGATCATAAAATTTTATGCATATGCTTTCTCAAAATTACTTATGTGATCCATGTATTACTgctatcatcatctttatgcattATTTTCACTGTAAGAGTTATATTTATGTATCTTATCCTCATATTTAGGCATTTCTGGAGCAAAAGCTTGTGGAATTTGATAGGACGGAGAGGCTGAATCATTTTGTTTTAACTGATTCCGATATAGCAGTGGTTGATGATCTTGGacatatatttgaaaaatatccccATTTTCATCTGGCTGTTACTTTTTGTAATAACAAAGGGCAACCATTGAATTCTGGGTTTGTTGCTGTAAGAGGAACCAGGGATGGCATCACTAAGTAAGTTGACAGCTATTGAATATATCGTATTATACACAGCCAGCAAACTTCAAATTAAACTCTGTTTTTTTCAGAGCTGTGGAATTCTTGAAACAGGTCCTTGGAACTTACAGCTTAAGATATATTAAGGCTTCCCGTATGCTTGGTGACCAATTAGCACTTGCATGGGTCGTCAAGTCTCATCTACCATCGGCTTTGGGAAAATTTTCTAAGCATGAAGCATTTACTGGTGAAGTTAATGGAACATCTGTTCTCTTCTTGCCTTGTGTTGTTTATAATTGGACCCCGCCTGAGGGTGCTGGACAGTTTCATGGTATACCCTTGGATGTTAAGGTATAACATTTTCTTACTTGTAAGGAACTTAATTGGTCAGTGTTTTGCTCTTTTTCTTCATGGAAATAAATTGTGGCATAATATTAATAGAAAATAGTATTCTACAGGCTCCTTACACATGAATGCATGCTGCTAACATAGATGTAAAAACTAGGAAGATTTGGTTCACCGTTACCTTTTCTCTCATATGTCATTTATAATTCAAATAAATTTCTAGAAACTGCAATAATACTGTGCATTGTGGATCCATGGTGttttcttttgttataagctaTGCTCCGATTGATGATCAGTTTGTCAGCATGCAAATATGGATCATTTGTGCAGGAGTATACTAATTCAATAAATGTGCATGATGTGTAACATTGCTGAATATGGTTTCTATTTACTGTGACATCCAGAATAATTCTTGTACCATTTTTTCAGGTTGTCCATTTCAAAGGTTCAAGAAAGCGATTGATGCTTGAGGCATGGAATTTCTACAACTCAACCTCTAAGATGTCTGATATGCTATGCCTAATCTTGAGAAGTGGCCGGACGAAATACGACTTCTAAACTTTTGGTTAAAACTGACACATGGTATTCTCCCTCATTCTCATCCTCGTTATCTTTCACCGAACTAACCTGACTATTAGACTTTGCCCTTTGGTATGATCGTATGGTGTGTTTTGTTAACAAGTTTATCTTTTCTTTACAGTTGATACTATTCAAAGTTGTTGTGTGTTCAAGTATAAAGAAAAGATGAACTTTACAGTTGATACTGTTCAAGTACTTGAATTCTTGTGATGACAGCCTCATGGTCAGTATAGTACAAAAAATGCTGACCATGAGGCTGTCATCACAAGAATTCAAGTATCATTCAGTATGACAATGATCCTATTAGATTTGGAGGTGGTCCTCCTTCAGTTGGAGATGGCCctaatgcttttcctttcaagccCTTAGATCTGAAATCCTCACACTACACTGCTGAAGCAATGAAGGTTAGCAACATTTGAATAGTTCATAGGTTATTCCTGCGACGCTTGCGTGGTAATGATTGAAGGTTAGTAACATTTGGATACTTCATAGGTTATTCATGATAACATTTGCTTCTGCGCTAATGGTAAAAGGATCTCTAAACTTAGAAAGTATTCGTATAAACGTGCAGTTTGCAGTGATGTTTGTTTTTTAAATTTTGTCCCGAGTCTAGATGAGAAATCGGTTAAATCCAAAGAGTTTTGCTCTTTAAGTCTTTTATCTATTGCACTACCTGTATATGTTTGGTTTTTCTTTGCTTTGTCCACattcaatttttttaaaaaaatctcaTGAAATGAGACAATTAGTGTGGACATAGGATTGTATTTTGTTGGTTCTTGTTCTGATCTCCAGATATATTCTTCAACCATCTTTTCCCCCTTgttaataatttctatttagaatcATTAATCTGGGACACCTGTAACATTATCAAGTTACTCCTTGTGCTGATGACTTTCTGTATTCTGTTTTTTGCATGCTTAATGATATTGGTGTTACTCTAATGACTACATAAAATGGCATCGGATTTCCTGGGTACTTCTAGATTTGGGTTGATGCGACTTGGTTTGTCTGTACAGTTTTGATCTGGCATGGTGTTTTTGACGATAGAGCTGCCTGACGCCAAGGGTGTGAAGCAGAACTTAAAGCCTAAAGGTCATTTCAACTTGTCAGCTAAGGGCTCAGATGACTCGCCCTGCGAGTTTGATCTTGAGTTGTTTGATGTTGTCTATTTAATACATGTTGAATGTAGCGTTTTAGATTTTGATTGTATTGGCCTTCCTATTTGCAGGAGAGCAAAGCAGTTATTGTCCCAAGAACCATATGCTACCAGAACAAGAAAGATGAGAGCGGTTGGTGGCCAAGGCTCCTGAAAAAGGACTTGTGTTCTTGAAGGTTGAGTAGACAAATGGTAGGATGAGGATGGCGAAGATGTTGGATGTTAGTATTTCACTtttggttaattatgtttttcttatgcgcCTGACAAATCTAGATATGCAACCAgacatgctttattcttgttcctGTTTTGTTTTCCTTATGTATTAATTCCTTAATTTGTAATGCACATGATGTTTTTCTTATGTATTAATTCCTTAACTTGTAATGCACATGATGAAGGCTGGTTGTCGGGTAAGTTCTCTTAAACTTTGGTAAGCTTACATACTTTTTCTTTGGATCTTTTGAATCAATTACATGGTAATTCATTTAAAAATTGTAGTAACACACGTGTACCTAAATATCATATATAAAAGTCTGTAAGgtattgatgtttgcaatgcagtgatgaaacaactagattaaaataacaaaatttatgtatggataGGATCACAAATGTATTAAGAAatcttttctcataacagtattgTGGTATTatgtgtttccgttgcaacgcacgggcacccccTAGTTACATAAAGATGTTGGAAGTATCCGTTGTAGGCGGAGTCAACAGAACCAGCAATGTCGTTGTGCAATGATAGAAATGGATCATTTTGTTCTGTAAAAGGTAATCAAGCACGGATGGTTAGATATGTCTTTGTATCGCGGCACTATATCATTAAGGGCTCCATTTCGCGGCAGGAAACCTCGTCATTTCCCTGTACCGACAACCTAGTATGAAATTTACACGGGACAGAGATTCAACCTCTTTGGAAGACAGGTTCGTGCGGATATCAGCCCATCCCAAGGCAAATTTCTGCGTGGAAACGCATCCGGCCTCTGGACGTCGGGCGACTTTCCACTTCTCGAGCATGTCGCGTCTCCTCTCGCCTCTCGCTCAGAGTCGCTCGAGCACGCCGCCGCCCCGCTTCCGCTCGCCTGAGCACGCTGCCACTAGAGTCGCCCGACGTTGCCGTCTCCGTCGACTGCCGTTGCTCGAGCACGCCCCCGCTCCTCTCGCCTGGAGGCTGGAGTCGCCTGAGCACGTCGCCTTCTCTGGCCTAGAGTCTCCGAGCATGTTGTCGCCTCAGTCACTCCGCCTCCTCAGGTGAGGGGTTAGCCAGCGCTGCTCGCATCTTCATGCCCTTTCTACTTTCTGCTTGTCCTTGCTCAGTTTCTCATAGATCTAGGGAAGAAAAGGTGCGGGCAGAAgtagtttcttgtagatgtaaatTGGTGGTAGCTAGCCTGTCGTTCTGGATCTTGGGAAGAAAAGGTGGTGTCTGCTATTATTGTTTGTTGTTACTGTCGAGCGACATATATTCTTAGTTCTGGTTTTAGCACTCCGTCCGATCCAGAAATATTGTGTTTTATTTCCTTCCTCTCTTGTTCATGTTCCAAATTTCCTAGCTTGTCTCTCTCTGTGTGGTATTAAAAAGATGTGTAAGTGACACATTCTTGGCGTGGAGCTCGTTCTGTGATGTTTGGGCATGGTTCCCCgtcttcttatatatatatatatatatatatatatatatatatatatatatatatatcactagtacaatttggctctatacaagcagtAGGTTTTTTACATCataggcggttcggttagaaaaccgacTGGATGTCCCAGGCTAttcggaccgcctgtgatgtattagtatcacaagcggtttttgtttcggACCGCTtgtggtgctctatccttttTACAAACGGACCGTAAtgaaaaaaccgcctgtgattgtgatttgattaccatattaatattttaatttttaacagaaatatgcaaatacaatttaaataaattaatattttactttttaacaaaaatatgcaaatacaatttaaatgaattttaatagcacacatagataactagcgagattttaaattaattggcaaccacaatgcatagtcgatcatacatgctaataaatacaatttgattcatacaattttcatgaactaccatttttccgcatgtatggctttaagttcttatcaattttcttttccacatgcttgattctctctggaccattaaagacgaacatctcttcatacttattgtattcctcatctccgtctcccacattctcaactccaacaattttttgctttccataaataactacatgcatcttctcatctgctgaatcgagtacatagaacaattGTGCAATACATTCGGCGAgaatccatgggtcatctttatatcatactttctttaagtctaccagtgtgagtccgtagttatccactgtcACCCCCAcgagatgttgtacccattggcacttaaataagagtattttcatgcttgggccataatcaagttcccatatttcctctatgaattcaaaatatgtggtcttctgtccctgtaggtcaaaagcatcgatacgaacacatcGATATGTGgtcttccaaagagtctccgaatgagatgtttttgtccattaaccattcgctgaaacgatgtgaGTCCAaagagttcccatatttcctcatgatccagtcctctgtgagGTTCTGAAACGAAGCTCAtctaggtgttcctctatgtaaggctcggctatcgtgagatgttgtagtacactaccatgagcataatgtactagcttgtaatcctcaacgcgaaaagttttactgcccattctccctctcccacatagtttaccctcatgtttaggtacacttcttttttcactaaatggattcattccgtctgtacccaaagcaaatcttagatttctggtttctttggcaaactcaggatacataagatcgaaatttttccattgtgatgcatcagcagggtgtcgaatctgtttgttactCTGCTTGCGATTTTTAGAATGCCAACACATAAGCTCAGCCACCCtgctaggatttgagaacaaacgtttcaagcgatcaattactgaaattatttttattactgttttcatgacaaaatagAGATTCTAAGTGATagctaataatattacaaaaatttagaaactggaatggattgaTTTTGATTAAAAATaaaatttctatgaattttacaagttctagcacttatttatatattaaaaatccattttataATTTAAATTCTCGGGTTAAATACCAttttggactgggcctcaattccaGAGAAATCCAGGGGTCTCGGGGTAATAATCCTAAGACACAGGGCACACTGCTAGTTGAACTACGAGTTTATTCTACGAAAACAAGGGGTTTCTTATGTAAATGTGTACACCGAAGGGGTACCGCGAATTTTGGGCCATCGGATCCCTCCTGGACGGTCCGGATTAGATCTCCGAAATCTTTGAACCGGTACGTCACACATCGcaggcggatttttagaaaaaccgcttgtgatatataacatcacagacgctttttatttcCGACCGCGTGTGAAGTTAATCTATCACAGGCAGTCGGAATTAAAAAGCGCCTGTGATGTTatatatcacaagcggtttttctaaaaatccgcctgCGATGTGTGTACAGTATAAAAGGCTTGCTGCTTCCGGCCGGAACCCTAGCTAACTCCCGCCCGAGCTGACACAGGTGTTGCGCCGCCAGGCCGTTCAactgcgccgccgtccccgagcccgaggccgagcgccaccgtccccgagcccgagcgccgccgtccccgagcccgagcgccgcgagCACCGCCGTCCCCGACCACCGCGGTAAGATCCCTTTGGTAAGAGCACCCTCCCTCTCCATGCATGCCGTCGATTTGGTAAGATcccgaggccgagcgccgccgtatGGTTGTCACATCCTCTTTAGCATGCTCGCAAAGATGAAATTTAACCCCCTTACTGCCATCGATGAGAACCTTGGTGAGTTGAACTCCTGCAACCACTAGGTTCAGGACTACACCCTAGATTGGAGAAGCTTGTCCACTAATCTAACCTCATGAACTAGATTGGGACCTTGGACCACCGCAATTTGGTCGAAGTTGTGGGTTTGACAGTCATAATCTCATAGATAGTAAGTTTAGTCTATCTCTTAGACATTGAGGAGCTACTCCTACAAAGACAAGTTTTACCATATTTGTAGCTCGTTGGAAGTCTCCATTGTCCTGCTTGTATTGGTCATGTTCTTCGTCTGCATTTTTTTGTCTTTATTATCTTATTTCAGAGTCAAGACAAAACCATGATTTCTAGGTTGCTTACATCCGCGATAGAGTCATTATGATgttatcccaagctcgctacaaagaagttgttcggagacatggagaagaatacaaagacttggatgatgacaaatttgagaaagccgtcaaacagaatcagagaaagaaaatgaaggtaatgacggcatacattggacgagccatgtataatcatgtacaacatgacaaggacttaataatagctccgcaccactttaagtaagttctcgacatggttttgaactacaaatcatggcaatcgtgatcttaacatgtgttttcgtctatgtctatatagtgaccactacatttgtatcatgatctttccaaagcatggtaaagtcgtggtcttcgactcactgagaatggaaaaggatgtgtataatgacttcttgaagattttacagaagtatgattattattgcacacttgtacttattacaacttaacaaatgtattattaatctcacaatgctattcttatatgcagtgcataccgtttttattggaaagatcttggcggtgaacatccagaggacaagcctaatttgtcaatatcattatttccatatggtgacaaacaacctccgggtactgtcatgtgcggttattatgtatgcgaatggtgtcgtgtcaccttccattacatggtcaatcgtgaggatgtaagttcgctatcattgtctatgttgcaatttttatgttatattgttgctcatcacattactcttagcactgcttgctttttgctttcattgcaggttcctaaatccaagatcaatgctaaatggttagaaagagatttggtttccgtcggcgtggctaaggttgtaaaagacttgctttactttatgcgttgtgaagttcttcatcaacaagggctattctacaatacaaatcAAAATTTGTAAcacttcccagaactaagtttgtacacgataccacacagtgtttagatctttagtttggaacttgagatgttcagttgtctatggaacttgagatgttgagttgtatatggaacttgatatgtgtatgaatctgtgtatggaacttgatatgtgtatgaatctgtgtatggaacttgttatgcaacatatatgtgtatgaatctgtgtatgaatctgttattaattctgtataTGAATTTGGAATCTGCatatgaatctggaatctgtatattgaaatacagtcggacctatatttaaaaccgcctgtggtatgtgtctaacacaagcggctaggattagaaaccgcgtgtgatgtgtggctaacacaagcggctagaattagaaaccgcctgtgatatgtGTCTATCACATGCGGTTCCTTTAGACTGGAccacctgtgatgtgtgtctatcacaagcggtttttgattgaccgcctgtgatgttgttttacatcacaggcggtgcaccacaagcggttcctggaaccgcctgtgttgAGGCTAACTGGACTGCCTGTATAGAGGTTTACTGTAGTAGTGTATATTAATTGTCGGAATGTACTGAATCGAGGCTTGAAGTTGCCAACAAATAATAATATGTTTTCCTACTTTTTCTTTGTCTAGGATCTCGAGAGGATTGTATATTTGTATAAATCTTGTAAACAAGATTAGGGAATGACTTGTTAACCTCAGCGGACTCAGTGTATGGTTGTAACCCACTTGGAGCTGCAAGTCAGAGCAAGCTTCATTCTGTTTTTGGTCTAACAAAGGTGTGTTTATTGGCAGGTGTTACTAGTCTGTGGTTGGGGACTTGAGGCAACAGATAGCAGCAGGCAGTGACCAACGTCAGGAGCAGAGGTGAGGAGGCCCTCTGAGATTTACATGTATGTTCTGCTTTGTGGTTTGCTGGAGCTTTGTGTAATGATACTTCCTCCTTTTGTTACTGCCATTACTAAACTGAGGTTCCAGCTATGCTACTAAACCATGTGTTAATTGATGTTACTTGCAGAATGTTAAGTGGAAACAACACATGAAGCTAACATGGAGGAGGAAAATGCAATGACAGTCGACATGAAGCTTGTGAAAAGGAGTTCAACTCATAATTTCTTCTACTGCCAAAGTTTCTAATGAAGAGACTTGTACTatgtttttatgttatattgtctatttgtacgtgtggATGGAGATGATATTATGTTATGGATAGATTAACTTTGTTGGTATTAGATGTTATTTAAGTTAAACTTTGTTGGATATTAGATGATCATGTCTGCTGTATTTTTTTAGATTTTTAGTGATGTTTCATTGTGTTTTTGTCTTTTCTAAATATTTTATTTTTCtttgatttttctgatttttcgAAGTATTTTGTCTCAGGAGGGTTTTTAGTCCCTTGGTTGTCAAACAGTGACATGTAAATACACCCGAGTAGGAAAAATCCTCTCAGGGAATTAAAGTGTCATTTAACATCCCTTTGGTGGATTATTTATCTAGGTTTTTTATACATttgttgccaaactagccctgaTGTAATATTTTTTTGATGGAGTAAGGTAAGAAGGAAAATAGCAACATAGTAGGCAGCAAACACAATgctgaaaagaaaaaaaaataataGTTCATGTTGGTCCATGTCAACGATGAAGAAAAGGATATGCAACATAGAATGTGGAAAAGAATGAGAATCGAACGTCCACAAACATAACAACTGCAAAAGAAACATGCAGTTAGAGGGCATGAAAAGAACCATGGTCACTTTCATCTCaacttagaaattgaaactaaaaatGTTCTTTAAATGTCGCTTTTGTTTTAGTGGTAGTCTGATAGACCTAAATTCTGCCTAGAAAGATATATGGGCTGTATGTGTATGTGACCGTCAAAATCTATGTTTTGGGGGAAATAATTATTGTATTAAGTAGAAATAGGAATGACCTTATTCATGGTTTTCTATGGTGGCGTTTCAAAATTAACGGTGTGGACTCCTTCCAAGAGCTGCTTGGGCCTATGGCGTAGAATTATTTCGATGAGGGAATGTGGTAAGTGGGAATACTTATCATAGTAATTAAAAAGCATGTCGTAGCATtgtaactgttgggggccttcgacttccgaaggtcctcaaaaacatgatttgacaatgttttccaagagaaatatgtaaacaggtaccttcgaagttagattgcgggtatacagaagcacggttaaagacgaagctt
It contains:
- the LOC103634393 gene encoding uncharacterized protein — its product is MLQRIKTYIAFLEQKLVEFDRTERLNHFVLTDSDIAVVDDLGHIFEKYPHFHLAVTFCNNKGQPLNSGFVAVRGTRDGITKAVEFLKQVLGTYSLRYIKASRMLGDQLALAWVVKSHLPSALGKFSKHEAFTGEVNGTSVLFLPCVVYNWTPPEGAGQFHGIPLDVKVVHFKGSRKRLMLEAWNFYNSTSKMSDMLCLILRSGRTKYDF